One window from the genome of Hippoglossus hippoglossus isolate fHipHip1 chromosome 10, fHipHip1.pri, whole genome shotgun sequence encodes:
- the zgc:101583 gene encoding magnesium transporter NIPA2 → MEGNRQDFYIGLSLALSSSLFIGASFILKKKGLLRLASKGSMRAGQGGYAYLKEWLWWAGLISMGTGEAANFAAYAFAPATLVTPLGALSVLVSAVLSTYFLNERLNVHGKVGCLLCVLGSTVMVIHAPQEEEVVSLTSMAEKLKDPGFIVFAVCVVGSSLVLIFAVAPRYGQRNVLVYILICSVIGSLSVSCVKGLGIGIKELFAGVAVLKEPLFWSLVICLVICVSVQLNYLNKALDIFNTSIVTPIYYVFFTTSVMTCSAILFKEWLRMTMDEVVGTISGFLTIILGIFLIHAFKDITFSLDSLPLYLRKGPQGFHGATSRYPAPATAAKQTLL, encoded by the exons ATGGAGGGGAACCGTCAGGACTTCTACATCGGTCTGTCGCTGGCGCTCAGCTCCAGCTTGTTTATCGGAGCCAGTTTCATCCTGAAGAAGAAAGGCCTCCTGAGACTGGCCAGCAAGGGCTCGATGAGAGCAG GTCAAGGGGGCTATGCGTACCTGAAGGAATGGCTGTGGTGGGCAGGACTAATTTCAA TGGGAACTGGAGAGGCGGCGAACTTCGCTGCATATGCATTTGCACCCGCAACACTGGTGACGCCACTTGGAGCATTGAGTGTACTTGTGAG CGCTGTGCTCTCCACGTACTTCCTGAACGAGCGGCTGAATGTGCACGGGAAGGTCGGTTGTTTGCTGTGCGTCTTGGGCTCCACTGTGATGGTGATCCACGCcccgcaggaggaggaggttgtttCCCTCACTTCCATGGCAGAAAAGCTCAAAGACCCAG GTTTcattgtgtttgctgtgtgcGTTGTGGGGAGCAGCCTGGTGCTTATCTTTGCTGTGGCCCCGCGGTACGGACAGAGGAATGTGCTGGTCTACATCCTgatctgctctgtgattggctccctctctgtgtcttgtGTCAAGGGCCTGGGCATTGGCATTAAGGAGCTGTTTGCTGGGGTGGCAGTGCTGAAGGAACCCCTGTTCTGGTCCTTAGTCATCTGCCTGGTAATCTGTGTCAGCGTTCAACTCAATTACCTGAACAAAGCCCTCGACATCTTCAACACCTCAATAGTCACGCCCATCTACTACGTCTTCTTCACCACGTCTGTCATGACCTGCTCGGCAATCCTGTTCAAGGAGTGGCTGAGGATGACCATGGACGAAGTGGTGGGTACGATTAGCGGCTTCCTCACAATCATCTTAGGGATCTTCCTCATCCACGCCTTCAAGGACATTACATTCAGCCTGGATTCCCTCCCGCTGTACCTGAGGAAGGGTCCTCAGGGTTTCCATGGGGCCACCAGCCGTTACCCGGCTCCAGCCACGGCAGCCAAGCAGACGTTGTTATGA
- the mars2 gene encoding methionine--tRNA ligase, mitochondrial, which translates to MRFPVVIVSRSCKVVHWLKQSPFLSPASALWRHESVSVLRDVSTDVRSHYITTPIFYVNAAPHLGHLYSAVMADCLHRYKLLQGFSSKFATGTDEHGLKIQQAAEAAGKDPLTFCTDVSERFKHLFSSCNISYTDYIRTTEQRHRQAVEHFWSVLWDKGLIYKGHYEGWYSTQDESFLTPSQLGDAVDSSGNQIKVSLESGHKVEWMKEDNYMFRLSAFRSQLLDWLRGNPRAVQPECFHQLVLQWLQHDLPDLSVSRQSSRLQWGIPVPDDPEQTIYVWLDALVNYLTVAGYPHKHHQWWNVVHHIIGKDILKFHTIYWPAFLLGAGLPLPQTIHVHSHWTAEGKKMSKSLGNVVDPLQRSEMFTADGMRYFLLRQGVPDSDCDYTDLKVFKLLNAELADSLGGLLNRCTAPVLNPAQVYPSFCPQSFPREQGGRAVAEDYHMLDAVKNLPSVVERHYESMHAYKALEAIAACVRQTNGFVQRHAPWKLDKRDSAEQRWRDTIIHVSLDCLRVYGTLLQPVVPEISNKLLSRLGVQPGERSWAALNFLPRYQGTDCPFEGRALGSDSGVLFSRLESPDADKHEPNKAKKAAKCK; encoded by the exons ATGCGGTTCCCTGTTGTCATTGTTAGCAGAAGCTGTAAAGTTGTTCACTGGTTGAAGCAAAGTCCGTTTCTCTCGCCTGCTTCCGCTCTGTGGAGACACGAGAGCGTCTCTGTGCTGAGGGATGTGTCCACTGATGTCAGGAGCCACTACATCACCACCCCCATCTTCTACGTGAACGCTGCTCCTCACCTGGGACACCTGTACTCAGCGGTGATGGCGGACTGCCTGCACCGGTACAAGCTGCTGCAGGGCTTCAGCTCAAAGTTTGCAACAG GCACAGATGAACATGGTTTGAAAATCCAACAAGCCGCTGAAGCTGCAGGGAAAGATCCGCTGACCTTCTGCACCGACGTGTCAGAGAGATTCAAACATCTCTTCAGCAGCTGCAACATTTCGTACACAGACTACATAAGAACCACCGAGCAGAGACACCGTCAGGCCGTGGAGCATTTCTGGTCGGTGCTCTGGGACAAAGGGCTCATCTATAAAGGACATTACGAAGGCTGGTACTCCACACAGGATGAAAGCTTCCTCACGCCGTCGCAGCTGGGCGATGCCGTGGACTCATCAGGAAACCAGATTAAAGTGTCACTGGAGAGTGGACACAAG GTGGAGTGGATGAAAGAAGACAACTACATGTTCCGTCTGTCTGCGTTTCGGTCTCAGCTGCTTGACTGGCTCCGAGGAAACCCCCGAGCTGTGCAGCCTGAGTGTTTCCACCAGCTCGTCCTGCAGTGGCTGCAGCACGACCTCCCTGACCTCTCGGTGTCCCGTCAGAGCAGCCGACTGCAGTGGGGCATCCCAGTCCCCGACGACCCCGAGCAAACCATCTACGTGTGGCTGGACGCTCTGGTGAACTACCTCACAGTAGCTGGCTATCCACATAAACACCATCAGTGGTGGAACGTGGTCCACCACATCATAGGAAAGGATATCTTAAAATTTCACACCATCTACTGGCCGGCTTTCCTCCTCGGGGCTGGACTGCCGCTGCCACAGACCATACACGTGCACTCCCACTGGACAGCGGAGGGAAAGAAGATGTCTAAAAGTTTGGGTAACGTGGTCGATCCTCTTCAACGCTCAGAGATGTTCACGGCTGACGGTATGAGGTACTTTCTCCTGCGTCAGGGTGTCCCAGACTCTGACTGCGATTACACCGATCTCAAGGTATTCAAGCTGCTCAACGCAGAGCTCGCCGACTCTCTGGGAGGTCTGCTCAACCGCTGCACAGCGCCGGTTCTTAACCCAGCTCAGGTCTACCCCTCGTTCTGTCCTCAGTCCTTCCCAAGGGAACAGGGAGGCAGGGCGGTGGCTGAAGACTACCACATGTTGGACGCAGTGAAAAACCTCCCTTCTGTGGTGGAGCGGCACTACGAGAGCATGCACGCGTACAAAGCCCTGGAGGCCATCGCTGCTTGTGTGAGGCAGACCAACGGGTTCGTCCAGCGCCACGCACCGTGGAAGCTGGACAAGAGGGACAGTGCAGAGCAGCGCTGGCGAGACACCATCATCCACGTCTCCCTCGATTGCCTGAGGGTTTATGGAACCCTCCTGCAGCCAGTGGTGCCAGAGATTTCTAACAAACTCCTGTCCAGGCTCGGGGTGCAACCAGGCGAGAGGAGCTGGGCCGCTCTGAACTTCTTGCCAAGGTATCAGGGAACAGACTGTCCCTTTGAAGGCAGAGCGCTGGGATCGGACTCAGGAGTGTTGTTTAGTCGCTTGGAAAGTCCGGATGCAGATAAACATGAACCCAACAAAGCGAAAAAGGcagcaaaatgtaaataa